CAATCTGTTTTTTCTCATAGCAAGCAGCATTGATACATCTAGCATCCTTACTATTCATTTCATAGAACAAACAACCATGATTACACGTATTATTCTCACATTGAGAACATGATTTAATATCAGTATTTTCCCAATTATCGGAATCATCTTTAATCCAAGGTGCGTTACCAAGCTCCATGAAAGAATTACTCACAAATTCTCGAATCATAGCAGTAGTACATTGTTCTTCCTCCTCCTCATGAAACTCTTTTTGAGTATCTTCATCCAATTTAGAAAGAATCATAGCACCGGACAATGGTATATCTCCATTTCTTACCCGCTCTTTTAGTTCAGGAATAAGAGAATTCAATTTAATACGGTCAAATACAAACCGGGTAGACTTTCCTATTTTAAGAGCGATATCTTCCAAAGTTCGTCCTTTTTCAGCCAACTGCGCAAAGGCAAAAGCTTCTTCGATGGGATCAACATCTTTTCTTTGAAGATTCTCGGTAATCATCGCTTCAAAAGCCTCATCATCTGTCATTTCTCTGACAATGCAGGATATTGTCTGAAATTTTTCCGACTTTTTTCGATGGGCTTTGATTTTTGCAACATTCGCTTCATCTTCCTTTGCTTTCAAAAGTGACACAGCCCGGAAACGACGCTCACCGCAAACAATTTCGTATGTGTAAGGTAATGGGGTAACATCTCCGGTTTCTAGGTTAGTCATCTCCTCGGATTTAGCAACTCTGACAGTGACAGGTTGCAATAAACCTTGCTTTTCAATGTTGCTTGCAAGCTCTTCAAGAGCTGCTTCATCAAAAGTCTTTCTCGGATTCAAAGGAGAAGGACTGATAAGGTCAATTCTAATGTTTTGTACTTCCATAATTTAATTATATTGGTTTGACTTTTAATTCATTACATCAGTAAAGTTGTCGTAAAATGACAAGTTATGCAAACAGAAACTTCGCCATTTTAACGCCATTTTCATGCGGGCTTATTACGTATTTGAATGAAGCCACGTTTTTCCGTTTCCCGAAGCAATTCCATATCTTCCTCACGGATATAACAATCCGTTTCACCATTAACAGTTGTGTGATTAGGAATACCAAAACGCTCCCGTATTCTTCTTTTCACTTCAGGAAT
This portion of the Bacteroides acidifaciens genome encodes:
- a CDS encoding ParB/RepB/Spo0J family partition protein, with translation MEVQNIRIDLISPSPLNPRKTFDEAALEELASNIEKQGLLQPVTVRVAKSEEMTNLETGDVTPLPYTYEIVCGERRFRAVSLLKAKEDEANVAKIKAHRKKSEKFQTISCIVREMTDDEAFEAMITENLQRKDVDPIEEAFAFAQLAEKGRTLEDIALKIGKSTRFVFDRIKLNSLIPELKERVRNGDIPLSGAMILSKLDEDTQKEFHEEEEEQCTTAMIREFVSNSFMELGNAPWIKDDSDNWENTDIKSCSQCENNTCNHGCLFYEMNSKDARCINAACYEKKQIAYVTRKIQLEYEHLVKVGEPLSFGKTVIIARRPDTYWGEDRKVFYEKTLEAVKQLGFEIVDPDEIFRCKCWYSEDDERTLKMLEDGEVYRCLSFFGHYSPEFNVSFYYVRKETASSTSAVADLKEIEREKINAQLKRAKDIVKEKSAEEMRKWAQEKTYYQRTKEFSENEQLVFDVLVLSGCSSTYLEKLNLKKWNGESDFVNYVKNNQADRHQWYRAFIAECLSSNNVNFYSYLQKCQKILFAEQYPDDFKALSKKLADSYDKKEKKLKERLKELNNDNTEEA